CCATTGTCGTATTTAATCTGTCTTGGTGTATGTATTATATCTTGGTTTTGTGTTGGATTTTCTATTAATTTCAATTTCTCTTTTTggttttttccttttttttttcgtttttgatcttcaaataaatattcaaaagaACCTGTTTTTGTGATATAAGGTAAACCTATTGACTTATTCCAAGCATttgaaacaaataatacaaaGTTTTCATAATCTAATAATTCTTCTAAGGGATATATCCTTTTATATCCTCCTAGATgcttattttcatatataaaatgagaTAATGctaacttttttttgaattcagttttgttatttattagtaaatgactatgtttttttctaaatttttgtatatttaaatattcttgaatatgcatatgtctATATTTGgaattcatatataaaagatttAAGGTATCCCTTATAACTGCATATTTTACCTGTTCATCTACCAATGAGCAAGTACTAAATGACGGTGAATGATTTACTTCTAATAACCATggttttaatttataatctaataaaatatcaaacCCCAATATTTCAAAACACATACTATTTGAATAATCACTAATATGGGACGCATTGTAATAATGCTTTAACTCGGGTTGTATAGAACATATTGttttaacaataatattttcaatttttttcattatagaTTCCATAGGTAGTCCTTCTTCCTTTAATTTTGCTAAAAATGTTTTCCAACTTCTTTTATGTCCCATTGTTGCATCATTAGGATTTAAtgaattttcaaatttgtctgattttttattaattgaaAAGTTAGTCAAATGCATATTTActtcttttaaattttttgattttggtaatttatatttttctatagaAAATCGTACTAATCCATCTTCA
This Plasmodium chabaudi chabaudi strain AS genome assembly, chromosome: 12 DNA region includes the following protein-coding sequences:
- a CDS encoding tubulin--tyrosine ligase, putative (query 510-510;GPI_cleavage_site_score=0.172;~pfam_scan;Pfam:PF03133.11; E()=2.4E-77;score=259.8;query 74-361;description=TTL;~iprscan;InterPro:IPR004344 : Tubulin-tyrosine ligase;Pfam:PF03133; score=2.5E-77;query 74-361;description=Tubulin-tyrosine ligase/Tubulin polyglutamylase;~iprscan;InterPro:IPR004344 : Tubulin-tyrosine ligase;Prosite:PS51221; score=50.795;query 21-373;description=Tubulin-tyrosine ligase/Tubulin polyglutamylase;~iprscan;Superfamily:SSF56059; score=2.79E-20;query 99-355;description=null), which translates into the protein MKEYYLHNDQNNHKCISRRNKHLHKIHLANTRYDIIRRVVNESDDWTESCPDSNDWDVMWIDTSISDDRFRKLHKFQKINHFIGMKGITRKDELCKNLKRIKKHFPHSYNFFPPTWILPNDNFDFKNYFKKKKSSSKTYIVKLKNSCQGKGIYLTKSLDNINKYESCVIQKYIHKPLLINNLKFDIRLYVLVTGCDPLRIFLHEDGLVRFSIEKYKLPKSKNLKEVNMHLTNFSINKKSDKFENSLNPNDATMGHKRSWKTFLAKLKEEGLPMESIMKKIENIIVKTICSIQPELKHYYNASHISDYSNSMCFEILGFDILLDYKLKPWLLEVNHSPSFSTCSLVDEQVKYAVIRDTLNLLYMNSKYRHMHIQEYLNIQKFRKKHSHLLINNKTEFKKKLALSHFIYENKHLGGYKRIYPLEELLDYENFVLFVSNAWNKSIGLPYITKTGSFEYLFEDQKRKKKGKNQKEKLKLIENPTQNQDIIHTPRQIKYDNGYLIKTNMNISNCSTSCYEEPGTVYDVDACKAFQFQS